A stretch of the Tepidisphaeraceae bacterium genome encodes the following:
- a CDS encoding substrate-binding domain-containing protein yields the protein MALARVALLIERYPGYQEQVLRGVRHYATPSVDWLCQAVRPAQHLLAHVQEWGPEGIILGTSDEAIRQRVLDLGRPVVEVFQWLNPSERCPRIGLKDTQVGRLAAEHFLDRGYRSFGFIRGRTHAHFVRLREQGFADTLSEAGRTYAVYQQPEGDEEFNPGVLWSDGGPHLRDWVLELPKPVAVFALSDNWALRLLETCRMADVQVPEQVAVVGVDDDDILCLLAQPRLSSVATAAERIGYEAAALLDRMMHGAPLPDRDLLLPPVGVVTRQSSDAVAVGDPDVAAVLRLIHAAQPVRVDVAAVLAAVPVPRRTLERRFRAAVGRGIAEEMRRVRLDRAKRLLATSDDDMPAIAAAAGFGDAAKLSAAFRTSFDVTPSSYRHQFRNGR from the coding sequence ATGGCCTTAGCACGTGTCGCCTTACTGATTGAACGTTACCCGGGTTACCAGGAGCAGGTGCTGCGAGGGGTCCGTCATTATGCGACGCCGTCAGTCGACTGGCTGTGCCAAGCGGTTCGGCCGGCACAACATCTTCTGGCGCACGTGCAGGAGTGGGGGCCGGAGGGGATTATCCTGGGCACGTCCGACGAGGCGATTCGCCAGCGGGTCTTAGACCTTGGCCGCCCGGTCGTCGAGGTGTTCCAGTGGTTGAACCCATCGGAACGTTGCCCACGGATCGGCTTGAAGGACACGCAGGTTGGTCGATTGGCCGCAGAGCACTTTCTGGACCGCGGGTACCGGTCGTTCGGGTTCATCCGAGGCCGCACGCACGCCCATTTTGTGCGCCTCCGCGAGCAGGGGTTTGCCGACACCTTGTCCGAGGCGGGTCGGACCTACGCGGTATACCAACAACCCGAGGGAGACGAAGAGTTTAACCCGGGCGTGCTCTGGTCCGATGGTGGCCCACATCTGCGGGATTGGGTGTTGGAACTGCCCAAGCCGGTCGCAGTCTTCGCCCTCAGCGACAACTGGGCGCTGCGCCTGCTGGAGACATGCCGCATGGCCGACGTGCAGGTACCCGAACAGGTAGCGGTGGTCGGCGTGGACGACGACGACATCCTCTGCCTGTTGGCGCAGCCCCGGTTGTCGAGCGTGGCGACCGCGGCCGAGCGTATCGGGTACGAGGCCGCGGCGCTCCTGGACCGCATGATGCATGGGGCGCCCCTGCCGGACCGCGACCTGTTGTTGCCACCGGTCGGCGTGGTGACGCGGCAGTCGAGCGACGCGGTCGCCGTTGGCGACCCGGACGTCGCCGCCGTCCTTCGGTTGATCCACGCGGCCCAACCGGTGCGCGTGGACGTCGCTGCCGTGCTGGCCGCGGTGCCGGTTCCCCGGCGAACGTTGGAGCGCCGGTTCCGTGCCGCCGTCGGCCGCGGCATTGCCGAGGAGATGCGACGCGTCCGCCTCGATCGCGCCAAACGCCTGCTCGCGACGAGCGACGATGACATGCCAGCTATCGCCGCGGCCGCCGGCTTTGGCGACGCTGCGAAATTGTCCGCCGCCTTCCGCACGAGTTTTGACGTAACTCCCTCGTCCTACCGCCACCAGTTCCGCAACGGGCGATGA
- a CDS encoding PEP-CTERM sorting domain-containing protein, whose protein sequence is MTSIVATVTTVALAMNVSQAATISDFESPNVNDYSYYAPGDGWKADLDLVGKNDQNQDVPALPSFTGGHTGSDAIGTGQATSGQFLTDRDQYGYINSGGGQIGVVISDPFATTTAGNLYSLSVEFGRRLDGVGNASGGTYKLGFLVDFDPGASFENINTSNGSTEPVTAINPVSIARSTITQGTFVPVSTAYAALADGQSLRAVILFNNNGDNTGFSQAAFDDLAFSVTAVPEPTTFGLVAAGGLMVLRRRRASV, encoded by the coding sequence ATGACGTCGATCGTAGCGACGGTTACGACCGTGGCGCTCGCCATGAACGTGTCGCAAGCCGCGACGATTTCGGACTTTGAGTCGCCAAACGTCAACGACTATAGCTACTACGCCCCGGGCGACGGCTGGAAAGCCGATCTGGACTTGGTCGGCAAGAACGACCAGAACCAAGACGTGCCTGCGCTGCCCAGCTTTACTGGAGGACATACGGGTTCCGACGCGATCGGCACCGGGCAGGCAACGAGCGGCCAGTTCCTGACGGATAGAGACCAATATGGCTATATCAACTCCGGCGGCGGCCAGATCGGCGTCGTGATCTCGGATCCGTTCGCCACGACCACCGCCGGCAACCTCTACAGCCTGAGCGTGGAATTCGGTCGACGGCTGGACGGTGTCGGTAACGCCAGTGGCGGGACGTACAAGCTTGGCTTCCTGGTCGACTTCGATCCGGGCGCAAGCTTCGAGAACATCAACACCTCTAACGGTTCGACCGAACCGGTCACGGCCATCAACCCGGTATCGATCGCGCGCAGCACGATCACGCAGGGGACCTTCGTACCGGTTTCGACGGCGTACGCGGCCCTCGCCGATGGGCAGAGTTTGCGGGCCGTGATCTTGTTCAACAATAACGGCGACAACACCGGCTTCTCGCAGGCGGCGTTCGACGACCTCGCGTTCAGCGTGACGGCTGTTCCCGAACCCACCACCTTCGGCCTCGTCGCCGCCGGTGGCCTGATGGTCCTGCGTCGCCGTCGCGCTTCGGTTTAA
- a CDS encoding prepilin-type N-terminal cleavage/methylation domain-containing protein yields the protein MNRKRRPAAFTLVELLVVIGIIALLISILLPALNKARGAAQAIACASNMRQIGLAFRGYAGDNRDVIAPSIYQYKVGTADIYRSWDDSLSRYLGVSNNASVAFWQRPGFGVVRCPSDFLNIDPSFGMFRRSYAMTYARNATGNGWGTGRLWQFAPADGTDVRNPVCKFSSVKNSTEVLLLVEAHNTWNPQGGGAYESINNAGWSGPAVGGYPPAVGKPVHSLRWNYLFVDGHVSLLTPRETVNNAAATTTGGWIDPDKYWTITPND from the coding sequence ATGAACCGCAAACGAAGGCCAGCCGCGTTCACGCTAGTTGAACTCTTGGTGGTTATCGGGATCATCGCCCTGTTAATCAGCATCTTGCTGCCGGCCCTCAACAAGGCACGGGGAGCCGCGCAGGCCATTGCCTGTGCGTCGAACATGCGACAGATCGGGCTCGCGTTCCGCGGGTACGCCGGGGACAACCGCGACGTGATCGCGCCGTCCATCTACCAATACAAAGTAGGGACCGCGGACATCTATCGCAGCTGGGACGATTCGCTGTCACGCTACCTCGGCGTGAGCAACAACGCGTCAGTGGCGTTCTGGCAGCGGCCTGGGTTCGGCGTCGTCCGCTGCCCGAGCGACTTCCTGAACATCGACCCCTCCTTCGGCATGTTCCGCCGGTCCTACGCCATGACCTACGCCCGCAACGCCACCGGCAACGGTTGGGGAACAGGCCGGCTGTGGCAGTTCGCGCCGGCCGACGGGACGGACGTCCGCAACCCGGTCTGCAAGTTCTCAAGCGTGAAGAACTCGACTGAGGTCCTGCTGCTAGTCGAAGCGCACAACACGTGGAACCCCCAGGGCGGAGGGGCTTACGAATCGATCAACAACGCCGGCTGGAGCGGGCCGGCCGTCGGCGGTTACCCACCGGCCGTTGGCAAGCCGGTTCACTCATTGCGGTGGAATTACCTATTTGTCGACGGTCACGTCTCGCTGCTGACCCCCCGTGAGACCGTGAATAACGCCGCCGCCACCACGACCGGTGGGTGGATCGACCCCGATAAGTACTGGACGATCACGCCCAACGACTAG
- a CDS encoding type II secretion system protein: MSDLDMIGLQAAGSETGRGRGFTLVELLVVIGIIAVLISILLPSLNKAREAAQRTACLANLRQIATFQQLYANENRDQITVGYSTYTSYGQSIVDAPSTGPRFIANGMLVKAGLVRDGRIFYCPSNIWPYTQYDTELNPWPKDINALVAGQYTFSAYTTRPIRDYDGNDATVIARGVPRDPATGHYNYAKMTKQRNVALVADVFMSPQDVVTCHRKGLNVAYSNGSAKWVPYSVIEGNLKNVPSGFASPASFYNKFFLQTDPAQPAQGAWLDMDRF; this comes from the coding sequence ATGTCCGATCTCGATATGATCGGCCTGCAGGCGGCAGGCTCCGAAACGGGGCGAGGCAGGGGGTTCACCTTGGTTGAACTGCTCGTCGTCATCGGCATCATCGCCGTGCTGATTAGCATTTTGCTGCCGTCGCTGAACAAGGCGCGCGAGGCGGCCCAGCGGACGGCGTGCTTGGCCAACCTTCGCCAGATCGCCACGTTTCAGCAGCTCTACGCCAACGAGAACCGCGACCAGATCACCGTCGGTTACTCCACCTACACCAGTTATGGGCAGTCGATCGTCGACGCGCCCTCCACCGGCCCGCGATTCATCGCCAACGGTATGCTCGTCAAGGCGGGGCTGGTCCGCGACGGGCGCATCTTTTACTGTCCGAGCAATATCTGGCCGTACACCCAGTACGACACCGAACTGAATCCTTGGCCAAAGGACATCAACGCCTTGGTGGCGGGCCAGTACACCTTCTCGGCATATACGACGCGGCCGATCCGCGATTACGACGGCAACGACGCCACCGTCATCGCGCGGGGCGTGCCGCGCGACCCGGCAACCGGGCATTACAATTACGCGAAGATGACCAAACAGCGAAACGTCGCCTTGGTCGCCGACGTCTTTATGAGCCCGCAGGACGTCGTGACGTGCCACCGGAAGGGACTGAACGTCGCCTACTCCAACGGCTCGGCCAAGTGGGTGCCTTATTCCGTGATCGAAGGCAACCTGAAGAACGTGCCGTCCGGCTTCGCGTCGCCCGCCTCGTTCTACAACAAGTTCTTCCTGCAGACCGATCCCGCCCAACCGGCTCAGGGCGCGTGGCTCGATATGGATCGATTCTGA
- a CDS encoding right-handed parallel beta-helix repeat-containing protein translates to MQLFRRSSVGLCLIASFVSVSLSSTKAMAQASIDESTIAQTIHVDADHKAAKDTNPGTAAAPFKTLGAAVAKAGDKPTKVLLAPGDYREYVQVRKGDALLILEATEPGKAVLSGSALYTGWKADTDGTFTHDWRFAWGLGNENGWWGATPFNRRREMVYVDGKRLEQVCDEQGGPIAAEQLKAGQFTVTDNAATPGSIRVRPPLGVDLATARVEVAERGVQPGYTQDSRPLLEIFNRGNVVLRGLRVQHVANYIKFGGAIQIGNYDVKEYANLPRNILIEDCDAIENNGIGLEIINCRDVTVRRSTFNANGSRGAGSVQLGVEPDKQIGVAVGPRNFLYEDCQFNDNNWRTIGTWGDMNDAAGYKMFGHNIDSYTFVRCQFNRNIANGFWQDYGGSNVTLDRCLVEENRGNKAGGYGVLNEMTRGPFTLKNSVVRNNGNSGFISSGAPNVTLANNHIYYNCQDTQFNGQRLYGHEIKINSDVHRDSADFKFGLDGWRMVGNTIASFGNPVGKGSLFILGGPDFPNGRTCAAEFANEIVSDHNTFSKDNVEKDYFPGEKVMYSLTAANGPPDIDLATWQQLENAHGRQDQNSKFVYPIDLSNVPDPTATANGSASR, encoded by the coding sequence ATGCAGTTGTTCCGCCGCTCGTCCGTCGGTCTTTGCCTTATCGCATCGTTCGTGAGCGTGTCGTTGTCATCGACCAAGGCGATGGCGCAGGCGTCGATCGACGAGTCGACGATCGCCCAGACGATTCACGTGGACGCGGACCATAAGGCGGCGAAGGACACCAACCCCGGCACGGCCGCCGCGCCCTTCAAGACGCTTGGCGCCGCCGTCGCAAAGGCGGGGGACAAGCCGACGAAGGTGCTGCTGGCCCCCGGCGACTATCGCGAATACGTGCAGGTGCGCAAGGGGGATGCCCTGCTGATCTTGGAGGCGACGGAACCGGGCAAAGCGGTGCTGAGCGGCTCGGCGCTCTACACCGGCTGGAAGGCCGACACCGATGGAACGTTCACGCACGACTGGCGCTTCGCGTGGGGCCTGGGCAACGAGAACGGGTGGTGGGGCGCCACGCCCTTCAACCGCCGGCGCGAAATGGTCTACGTCGACGGGAAGCGGCTCGAACAGGTGTGCGACGAGCAGGGTGGGCCGATCGCGGCCGAGCAGTTGAAGGCCGGGCAGTTCACGGTCACCGACAACGCCGCCACGCCCGGGTCGATCCGCGTGCGCCCACCGTTGGGTGTCGACCTGGCCACCGCCAGGGTCGAGGTGGCCGAGCGCGGCGTGCAGCCGGGCTACACGCAGGACAGCCGGCCCCTGCTGGAGATCTTCAACCGCGGCAACGTCGTGCTGCGCGGGCTGCGCGTGCAGCACGTCGCCAACTACATCAAGTTCGGCGGGGCGATCCAGATCGGCAACTACGACGTGAAGGAGTACGCGAACCTGCCGCGCAACATCCTGATCGAGGATTGCGACGCAATCGAGAACAACGGCATCGGCTTGGAGATCATCAACTGCCGCGACGTGACCGTCCGCCGCAGCACGTTCAACGCCAACGGGTCGCGCGGGGCGGGTTCGGTCCAGCTCGGCGTGGAACCGGACAAGCAGATCGGCGTCGCCGTCGGGCCGCGCAACTTCCTCTACGAGGATTGCCAGTTCAACGACAACAACTGGCGCACGATCGGCACGTGGGGCGACATGAACGACGCCGCCGGCTACAAGATGTTCGGCCACAACATCGACTCGTACACCTTCGTCCGCTGCCAGTTTAACCGCAACATCGCCAACGGCTTCTGGCAGGACTACGGCGGCAGTAACGTCACTCTGGACCGCTGCCTGGTTGAAGAGAACCGCGGCAACAAGGCCGGTGGGTACGGCGTGCTGAACGAGATGACCCGCGGGCCCTTCACGCTTAAAAACAGCGTGGTTCGCAACAACGGAAACAGTGGCTTCATCTCCAGCGGCGCGCCGAACGTGACGCTGGCGAACAACCACATTTACTACAACTGTCAGGACACGCAGTTCAACGGCCAGCGCCTGTACGGCCACGAGATCAAGATCAACTCGGACGTCCACCGCGACAGCGCCGACTTCAAGTTCGGCCTTGACGGTTGGCGCATGGTGGGCAACACGATCGCGTCGTTCGGCAACCCGGTTGGAAAGGGCTCGCTGTTCATCCTCGGTGGCCCCGACTTCCCCAACGGCCGCACTTGCGCTGCCGAGTTTGCCAATGAGATCGTGTCCGACCACAACACGTTCTCGAAGGACAACGTCGAGAAGGACTACTTCCCCGGTGAGAAGGTGATGTACTCCCTGACGGCGGCGAACGGCCCACCGGACATCGACCTGGCCACCTGGCAACAGCTCGAGAACGCGCACGGCCGACAGGACCAGAACTCGAAGTTCGTTTACCCGATCGATCTGTCCAACGTCCCCGACCCGACCGCGACGGCTAACGGTTCGGCGAGCCGCTGA
- a CDS encoding alpha-L-fucosidase: MTTDIHQRRQRRMMQWFSPARLGLFYHWGLFTGGGSSESGGSQRPLRYATPADLEAAAPDPDMVAANLIDTAVRIGARYVTFTVLHTCEMYCAMYPTRVPAFALHTQIDYVGALVGAGQRAGVRVLCYLPAGGPPSDPSGDWKHGVPAEYCNDAAYEPKLRALITELHERYGDGIAGFWLDGNNKAWGIGPHIRGLWPDAIVISNNDTGLMGDDVDAASLELVPDLCEPRYNRPDAYRKAHPQWFIFPAKRDYMEDIPTPNAWWHGAPHISQRQLLASPYVTDPTYLVKEMICTLGQRGQWNYTLGLGPCVDGTAPELFQPMLDNLQDFMAWAAPAIYDTTGGECSMLQPGWSTFGGFYSVTVSHADPAVHYVLVTEVPHTERLHLQTNGYEAESIIDLHTGQPVPFTNCGMVRIEEKTGWDDVTKFGARVLRVRMRRA, encoded by the coding sequence TTGACTACAGATATTCACCAGCGGCGACAACGCCGCATGATGCAGTGGTTCTCGCCCGCCCGCCTCGGACTGTTTTATCACTGGGGGCTGTTCACCGGTGGTGGCAGCAGCGAGTCGGGCGGTTCGCAGCGACCGCTGCGCTACGCCACGCCCGCCGACCTTGAGGCGGCCGCGCCCGACCCCGACATGGTGGCGGCCAACCTGATCGACACGGCCGTCCGCATCGGCGCGCGGTACGTGACGTTCACGGTCCTGCACACGTGCGAGATGTACTGCGCGATGTACCCGACGCGCGTGCCGGCCTTTGCGCTGCACACGCAGATCGACTACGTCGGCGCACTCGTCGGCGCCGGGCAACGGGCGGGCGTGCGCGTGCTGTGCTACCTGCCCGCCGGCGGGCCACCGAGTGATCCATCGGGGGATTGGAAGCACGGCGTGCCGGCCGAGTATTGCAACGACGCCGCGTACGAACCGAAGTTGAGAGCACTGATCACCGAACTGCACGAGCGCTACGGCGACGGCATCGCCGGATTCTGGCTCGACGGGAACAACAAGGCGTGGGGCATCGGCCCGCACATCCGTGGCTTGTGGCCCGACGCGATCGTCATCAGCAACAACGACACCGGCCTGATGGGCGACGACGTCGATGCCGCCAGCCTGGAACTGGTTCCCGATTTGTGCGAGCCGCGCTACAACCGTCCGGATGCCTACCGCAAGGCGCACCCACAGTGGTTCATCTTCCCGGCCAAGCGCGACTATATGGAAGACATCCCCACGCCCAATGCCTGGTGGCACGGCGCGCCGCACATTAGCCAGCGGCAACTGCTCGCCTCGCCGTACGTCACGGATCCGACGTACCTTGTGAAGGAGATGATCTGCACGCTCGGCCAGCGCGGCCAATGGAACTACACGCTCGGCCTTGGACCGTGCGTGGATGGTACCGCACCCGAGCTGTTTCAACCGATGCTCGACAACCTGCAGGATTTCATGGCCTGGGCCGCCCCGGCGATCTACGACACGACCGGTGGCGAGTGCAGCATGCTCCAACCGGGTTGGAGCACCTTTGGCGGGTTCTACTCGGTCACGGTCAGCCATGCCGATCCGGCCGTGCATTACGTCCTGGTGACCGAAGTGCCGCATACCGAACGGCTGCACCTACAAACGAACGGTTACGAAGCGGAGTCGATCATCGACCTGCACACTGGGCAACCGGTACCCTTCACGAACTGCGGCATGGTGCGAATCGAAGAGAAGACCGGCTGGGACGACGTCACGAAGTTCGGAGCCCGTGTGCTGCGCGTGCGCATGCGACGGGCCTGA
- a CDS encoding LacI family DNA-binding transcriptional regulator: MGVTLKDIASQTQLSIRSVSRILNLNEGEMFRPETRDKVLAAAKQLGYRPNTMARGMRSGRRSAIGLLLSTDAQRSVVPFGTLVGLERHLSRQGLQLIVGEVPDEDLSDDTYVPRLLREWSTDGMLIAYTQNIPDRVMSLLQECSVPYVWLNAKVGNDCVFPDDHGAAAAVTEHLLRLGHRKIEYLCHVPNAHYSRGDRRAGYTAVMEAAGLSPVIREQVPAGQTVTGMDLRPLLARSDGRATAYVAGSAIDARAAYVAALRLGLEVPRDLSIVGIVDDGRDLDLGGLQLTAMDWPREALGELAARLIVDKVATPDAVQACQAVPFNFLEGGSAGVPNG; this comes from the coding sequence ATGGGCGTAACGCTAAAAGACATTGCCAGTCAGACACAGCTGAGCATTCGTTCGGTCAGCCGCATCCTGAATCTGAACGAGGGGGAGATGTTCCGCCCTGAGACGCGGGACAAGGTTCTGGCGGCCGCCAAGCAACTCGGTTACCGCCCGAACACCATGGCTCGGGGCATGCGATCAGGCCGTCGGTCAGCGATCGGGTTGCTGCTTAGCACCGATGCTCAGCGTTCGGTCGTGCCCTTCGGCACTCTGGTTGGTTTAGAGCGGCACCTGAGCCGGCAGGGCCTCCAGTTGATCGTCGGCGAGGTGCCCGACGAGGATTTGTCCGACGATACGTACGTCCCCCGGCTTCTCCGCGAGTGGTCGACCGATGGCATGTTGATCGCCTACACGCAGAACATCCCCGACCGGGTGATGTCGCTGCTGCAGGAGTGCAGCGTGCCGTACGTCTGGTTGAACGCCAAAGTGGGCAATGACTGCGTGTTCCCCGACGATCACGGGGCCGCGGCGGCCGTCACCGAACATTTGCTTCGGTTGGGCCATCGGAAAATCGAGTATCTTTGCCACGTTCCCAATGCCCACTACTCGCGCGGCGACCGCCGGGCCGGGTACACCGCGGTGATGGAGGCGGCAGGATTGTCGCCCGTCATTCGGGAACAGGTGCCGGCCGGGCAGACGGTAACTGGAATGGACCTTCGCCCCCTGCTGGCGCGGTCGGATGGGCGGGCGACCGCTTACGTGGCTGGGTCGGCGATCGACGCGCGGGCGGCATACGTGGCAGCGCTGCGTCTCGGGCTCGAGGTGCCGCGGGATCTGTCCATCGTCGGCATCGTCGACGATGGCCGGGACCTGGATCTGGGCGGCCTGCAACTGACCGCCATGGACTGGCCGCGCGAGGCGCTCGGTGAATTGGCCGCCCGCTTGATCGTCGACAAGGTCGCCACCCCTGATGCGGTGCAGGCATGCCAAGCCGTGCCGTTCAACTTTCTGGAAGGCGGCTCGGCCGGCGTGCCGAATGGATAA
- a CDS encoding PEP-CTERM sorting domain-containing protein, producing MKFTNAYRCLAVLLGLGCLAVNSTSHAALLASDSFIVGDGQYATGNVGGQAPTVLGFSGAWSTVFGTTDITETGLSRAGATVSGTTQGGALTKTDGGGRAFRDFTTTTSDSFVGTRYLSFLVQFTGMTTNYRAIELYNGGTDDGSNRKLQVGFSESDTGSSTNFGVRVNNAVSQGSNVAFNQDVNLFVVKFELSATNNGDTISLFINQADESGPANAVVSGVNFGGFDRFAFGKFTGGGTDNGLAADEIRLGDTFADVATVPEPTSLALVGLTGLGLMGRRRRSM from the coding sequence GTGAAATTTACGAATGCATATCGTTGTCTGGCCGTGCTGTTGGGTCTCGGGTGTTTGGCGGTGAATAGCACCAGCCATGCCGCCCTGCTGGCCTCTGATTCGTTCATCGTCGGTGACGGTCAATACGCCACCGGCAACGTCGGTGGGCAGGCCCCGACCGTTCTCGGTTTCAGCGGCGCATGGTCGACCGTGTTTGGAACGACCGACATCACGGAGACTGGCCTGTCCCGGGCGGGCGCGACCGTCAGTGGCACGACTCAAGGTGGCGCATTGACGAAAACCGACGGCGGCGGTCGGGCATTCCGGGATTTCACCACCACGACCTCCGATTCGTTCGTTGGCACCCGCTACCTGAGCTTCCTCGTCCAGTTCACCGGCATGACCACCAACTACCGCGCCATCGAGCTGTACAACGGCGGCACGGATGACGGCAGCAACCGTAAGCTCCAGGTTGGCTTCAGCGAAAGTGACACCGGCAGCAGCACCAACTTTGGCGTGCGCGTCAACAACGCCGTGTCGCAGGGCAGCAACGTCGCGTTCAACCAAGACGTGAACCTGTTCGTGGTCAAGTTCGAACTCTCGGCCACGAACAACGGTGACACGATCTCGCTGTTCATCAACCAGGCCGACGAATCCGGCCCAGCTAATGCCGTGGTCAGCGGTGTGAACTTCGGTGGGTTTGACCGCTTTGCGTTCGGCAAGTTCACCGGCGGCGGCACCGACAACGGCCTGGCTGCCGACGAGATCCGTCTCGGCGACACCTTTGCCGACGTCGCGACCGTCCCCGAGCCGACCTCACTGGCGCTGGTCGGACTGACCGGGCTGGGCCTGATGGGGCGGCGTCGTCGGTCGATGTGA